Within the Sulfurospirillum barnesii SES-3 genome, the region CTTTAGCGCTTTCAGCCGTAAAGCTCTTAGATGCGAACCAAAAAGAGCTTTTAACCCTTAAAACCGATGATGAGGGCAAAGCATCCGCCACATTGCCTGCGGCTGAATTTGACATTATCCTTGAAGCAGGCATGGGACACCAAACACAAACACACTATATCGCTCAAAGTCACACCAAAGAAGAGGCAAAAACATTGCCCTCCGATACACCTTGGGATAAAATGCTCTTGGGATTGGCTATAATTGTTTTTTTCTTTGGAGCACTTTTTTGGATAAAACGCAAACCCAGCCACGCATAGCACCGACAACAGCGCTTCTTTTAGCGTTGTTGTACAGCACCGTCGTGGCATTACAAGAGCATCTTTATCTCCCCATACTTTTGCCACTGCTGTTGCTTGGTTGGCTACAAAAAGCGTCACTGTGGAGCATCTTCAAGCGACTCTTTTTGCTCAATACCCTCATTGCCATCGTTGTGGCAAGCATGCTTTGGCAAGAAAACTATGAATTGGCACTGCTTATTTTTTTACGATCCAATTTTATTTTACTGTTTGTATTAACGATTTTTCAAGGCAAAGATGAATTTTCCATCGCCATTGCGATGCAGCGTTTGCATCTGCCGCACAAACTCACCTCCATCTTCTTTTTCACGGCAAAGTCCATTTTTCTCATCAAACGAGAGTTTACACTTTTCAAAAATACCTTACATGTAAGAGGATTTATTCCTAAAACCAATCTTCTAACCTATAAAACAATGGCAGGATTTGTGGGCATTTTGTTCATTAAAGCATTGGAGCGCTCACTTTGGCTTCAAAAAGCGATGCACCTGCGTGGTTTTTGCGGTGAAGTCTATACTCTAGAAGCGCATCAAGACTTGAGCGCTTACGATACGCTACTTGCTTTTATCACGATTTTATCGCTCGTTTGGCGACAAGGAGCCCTTATATGAGCTGTTCGGTGAATATCAAAAACCTCTCGACCTCACGCGATGGTGTGCGTTTGTATGAAAATGTGACACTCGATGTCTCACATAAAGAGAAGATTGCCATTATTGGTCCCAATGGCTGTGGCAAAACAACGCTTTTAGAGATTATCGCAGGGCTTAGAAGCTTAGAAGAAGGCACTTTAGAGCTCTTTCACCAGCCGATGCACTCTTTGGAAGATTTTAAAAGCATGCGTCATCTCATCGGTTACCTGTTTCAAGATTCAGACAACCAGTTTTTAGCGCCTGTGGTTGAAGATGATGTCGCCTTTAGCCTTTTGGCGAGTGGTGTTTCCAAAGAGGAAGCCAAACTCAAAACAGCGATGATGCTGCAAGATTTGGGCATTGCACAT harbors:
- a CDS encoding energy-coupling factor transporter transmembrane component T family protein: MDKTQTQPRIAPTTALLLALLYSTVVALQEHLYLPILLPLLLLGWLQKASLWSIFKRLFLLNTLIAIVVASMLWQENYELALLIFLRSNFILLFVLTIFQGKDEFSIAIAMQRLHLPHKLTSIFFFTAKSIFLIKREFTLFKNTLHVRGFIPKTNLLTYKTMAGFVGILFIKALERSLWLQKAMHLRGFCGEVYTLEAHQDLSAYDTLLAFITILSLVWRQGALI
- a CDS encoding energy-coupling factor ABC transporter ATP-binding protein, with amino-acid sequence MSCSVNIKNLSTSRDGVRLYENVTLDVSHKEKIAIIGPNGCGKTTLLEIIAGLRSLEEGTLELFHQPMHSLEDFKSMRHLIGYLFQDSDNQFLAPVVEDDVAFSLLASGVSKEEAKLKTAMMLQDLGIAHLAKKIVYHLSGGEKKLVALAGVLIMEPKLMLLDEPTNGLDQAMQLRLVDILGRIDKSIIIVSHHKAFIESVVEKIYEITPQGVICLPNHATPKYPKDTQGSRD